CCTCGATTTTGCGGGCGAACTTCTCGGCCAAGCTTTTCGAGCCGATGCGCTTACGCTTCTTCTTGCCGTCTGGCTCATAAAAGCCGACGTACCATGGGCATTTCTCGCCAAGCTTCTGCTTCTGGCGATGGTCTTGGAATAGCCAGGCCTTCAATGGTCACCTCCTCAAATTGCTGCGGCAGCGACGCAAAGCAGCGCCACCGAAAGGATAATCAATAAGCAGCCTGACGATTTCGGCTTTGCCTTGGCCGCACCTTTGGACCGAACGTAGTTCGGCCGCGGTTTCGACTTCAGCGCTAAGCTTGGAATCACGGTTTCAGGTCTGACCGAAAGCTTTTCGTCAACGATGACTCGCCGACACTTCTCAGCCACTCGATCGGACGGCGCGAATTCGAGCGCAAGCACCACGAACAATTTAATCCACCGAATCGCGTCTTCGGATTCCGTAAGTCCGCTGTCGACGATGGTCGCAGAATAGTCGCAGCCTCTTGCGGGGCTTCGAAATGACATCACCATTGCGGCGTCTTCTCGAGGTAAGTATCCCAGTTGCTCGCCGTTGGCGCGGAGCACTCGAATCGCGTTTGCATCATGCCGATTTCCGTCCTCGTGCTCTAGCAGGACGGCCTCGCCCAAATGAGATTCGCGAACGATCCGCTGGCGACGAGTGTTGTTCGAGTTCTTGAAAGAAACTCCTGCGACGGATGAAACGAATGCGGTCGATTCGATCGGCGAGATAGTTTCCGGGACGGTTCCGTCCTTTATTGCCACACGACGTACGTCCTCTTCGTCGTCGGCGGTGTACCGACGCTGTCGCTTTCGTCCCGAATCCTTCCCCTTGCCCGTGACTTCGAACCAAGCCATTTCAACCCCCGTCTAGAATGACATTAATTTCTGCGCTGCTCGCTGTTCGGACGTGTCCGCGCTCTTGAACTTCCGCTTTCCGGTCATCGGGCAGATATATCGCAGCGTATAGCTTTCCCGGTCTGCGAACTTCATCACCGTCACTTTGATCTCGTCAGCCATGATTCACCTTTCGTGCGGCGGCTTGTCGAGCTTGTTGAGCGTGACGCGGATCATGCGATTATTGGCCACCCTTCAGGATTCTCACCTGGCGACCTGGCCGCACTCCGTTGCGGCCTTCGATCGTCAGATCAGCTAGGATTCACCGACCGAGCGTCCAGGGCCGTTTTGCAAAGCCGGTCCTGCGGGTTCTATCAAACAACGATCGAGCGGTCGCGCTTCCATGCCGGCTTCGCCAATTCGTGCCGTAGCCGCTTCGAAAGCCTACCGACGCTTATGATTGCATAGGCACGGCCGCGGGCGATGCGCTCCTGCGACAACACGTGACGGTCCTCCAACCACGCGGCCAAATCAGCCATGCGCTCGGCCGTCCAATTCGCCGGACCGATACCGTACCACGCGATCAATGGGGCACGTCCATCGCGACCGTCGCTCCACTGCAGAGCACCGTCATACTTCAGCGATCGCCATTTGGCCGGTCTGTTGTGCTGCTGGGCACCAAGCTCCCAGGCCGCAATAACACGGGCCGCTGTCGAAGGATGCCAGTCAGTTGGGCTGCCGTATGGGTCGGGCACGTATTCCTCGGCCGCGACGAATTCGCATTCGAGCGGCATCGACAGGTTAAGAGCGAGCGGCGCTAGGGCACCAGCAATTGCAACCTTCAACGCCTCTCGGCGGGTAATGTGGATCGTCATACCGCACCGCCGATCGGCGCCGCGCGCGGATCGAACAGTATCTCCGCAGCCTGTTTCGGCTTCACCACCGAAGGGGACAGGTAACACATCGTCACGCGGCGCGCCGAGTGGCCGAGCAGCTCCGTGGCATTACCGCCGGCGGCCTCAAAGTAGCTGGCTGCCGACCTTCTCATTCGGTGAAAGCCACTCGCCCGATCCGTGGCGAGCCCCGCTCGTTGGCGAATATGTCGATAGCGCGGCCACAAATCCCCGTGGGTATACGGCCAGGGAAAAACCAGCTTGCGACGTCGACTGTAAATGGCCTTCAGAGCGTCGATTGCCTCGGGGGGCAACTCGGTCGCCTTGTCGGCCGTGCGTCGCTTTCTAAACTCGGCGGGCACGATCAGCCAGCCGCTTTCAAGATCGATGTCTGACCAGCGTAGTTGCATGACGGCGGAAATACGCTCGGCACTCCACCAAAGAACATGGTGCAAGGCGACCCACCACAGCCCCGCCGGGACGCCGGCAATCTTACCGGGCTCTTTGGCCAGGGCGGCGAACAGCCTCGCCAACTCGCTTTGAGTCCAGACCTTGGGAATCCTCGCCGGCACCTTCAACTTCCCCACGTCGGGGAAGGCGTCGACGAATCGTTTGCGGGCCGCTAGTCGCCACAGCGCCAGCAATCCGCTCCGTGCGGTATTTGCCGTCGAGGGCGTCCATCCATGTTTCATAGCCGATGCTAGGAAGCAGCCTACCTGATCATCTTCGAAGTCCGTCAGCAACGGTTCGCGGCCCAGGAACCGCGCAAAGGCGTCGACCGTCGTCTTGAAACGGTGTTCTGTACATGGTGACGAATGACGTAGCCTCAGCGGCCGATAAAAATGAACGTACAGTTGACGAACTGTTAGTGGCGCCTCGCCCTTCGCGACGGGCTCGATCGCGGCTTGGTTCCACAGTGAGCGGCGTCGCGGACGGGATACTCGCTCTATTCGCGGTCGTACGGCCTTAGGCCACGGACCGACAAGGTCCAAGTCGTAGGCTAACTTCCATACGCGTTTGATGTAACGTCGCAGAGGATGCGATTTGCAGGCCTCGAGCGATGTCGGGGAAGTCAGATCGCTGACCGCCCAGCCGCTGCCGATTTCTTCAACGGCTCGCCGGTACTTGTCCAGGTCGGCGGACTCTCCCAAGAACAATGGCGCGAAGGCCTGCCGGTAAAACTCACGTAGCGGCATCTGCGGCGTGATCCCGACTGCCAGCCTGTGCCAGATCACATGGCGGAGCAGCGTCATAAACCTGCGACGGTGCTCGTAGACCGTGGCCGGCGACCTACAGGTTGCAACAAGTCGATCCAAAAACGGATTCAACTTATTGATAGTGAGATCGGCAATCGTGGCCGGTCGACCGAGCGCTCTGGAAAACACGGATGCCAGCCCCGTCAGGTGCCCATTGTTGCGCGCCGTTGCGGTCCGGTTCCTTTGGTCCGCGCGCGATGCGAGATAGACGGCGACGTAATCGGAAAGCAAGGTTTCTGGGCCAATATCCGCTGTTACCGGGGCCCGGGGCTGCCTTTTCGTCTTCATGCGGCACCCCCTTTCGGCGCGGCGCCCGGGCTGAACAGCATGCCGGCGGTCTGCTGCGGTTTCACGATGGCCGGCGACAGATAGCGCATCGTCACGGCGCGGGATGAATGGCCGAGCAGCTCCGTGGCGTTACCGCCAGCGGCTTCAAAAAAGCTGGCGGCCGTTTTGCGCATGCGGTGAAAGGAACTCTTGGCATCGATCGGCATCCCCGCCCGCTTGCGGATCTCGCGGTATACGGTCCAAAGATATTCGTCTGAATGGGGCCACGGGAAAATGAGCGTGCGACCAGGATTGCGGATTGCCCGCAACGCTTCGAGAGCGGCCGGCGGCAGCTCTGTCGCCTTGTCGCTCGTCTGGAATTTTCTGAACTCGGCGGGCACGATCAGCCAGCCCGTTTCAAGATCGACATCGGACCAGCGCAGCTGCCGCACGGCGCCGATGCGTTCCGCGGTCCACCAGAGCAGTTGATGCAAGGCGACCCACCACAGGCCCGCCGGGACGCCGGCAATCTTACCGGGCGCCGCGTACAGCGCCGCGAATAGACGCCGCAGGTCAGTCTCGCTCCAAGCTTTCGGAATCCGCACGGGCTCCGTTAGTCTCGTCACGTCGGGGAATTGCTGCACGAATCGTTTGCGAGCCGCGAAGTTGAACAGCGCCAGTAGGTGACTC
The Pirellulales bacterium DNA segment above includes these coding regions:
- a CDS encoding HIRAN domain-containing protein, coding for MAWFEVTGKGKDSGRKRQRRYTADDEEDVRRVAIKDGTVPETISPIESTAFVSSVAGVSFKNSNNTRRQRIVRESHLGEAVLLEHEDGNRHDANAIRVLRANGEQLGYLPREDAAMVMSFRSPARGCDYSATIVDSGLTESEDAIRWIKLFVVLALEFAPSDRVAEKCRRVIVDEKLSVRPETVIPSLALKSKPRPNYVRSKGAAKAKPKSSGCLLIILSVALLCVAAAAI
- a CDS encoding site-specific integrase, with amino-acid sequence MKTKRQPRAPVTADIGPETLLSDYVAVYLASRADQRNRTATARNNGHLTGLASVFSRALGRPATIADLTINKLNPFLDRLVATCRSPATVYEHRRRFMTLLRHVIWHRLAVGITPQMPLREFYRQAFAPLFLGESADLDKYRRAVEEIGSGWAVSDLTSPTSLEACKSHPLRRYIKRVWKLAYDLDLVGPWPKAVRPRIERVSRPRRRSLWNQAAIEPVAKGEAPLTVRQLYVHFYRPLRLRHSSPCTEHRFKTTVDAFARFLGREPLLTDFEDDQVGCFLASAMKHGWTPSTANTARSGLLALWRLAARKRFVDAFPDVGKLKVPARIPKVWTQSELARLFAALAKEPGKIAGVPAGLWWVALHHVLWWSAERISAVMQLRWSDIDLESGWLIVPAEFRKRRTADKATELPPEAIDALKAIYSRRRKLVFPWPYTHGDLWPRYRHIRQRAGLATDRASGFHRMRRSAASYFEAAGGNATELLGHSARRVTMCYLSPSVVKPKQAAEILFDPRAAPIGGAV
- a CDS encoding site-specific integrase — protein: MATAPSRGRPKSSPLLRDFYRSTFLPGIDRTIKPRNYVCGINVLADCLGREPRLCDLNTEVFARYSAYIAKRFKSRSTREKYGHYIRRLWRAAFEADLVTDIPDDGRKVKSSLWNRATIEPVAKGDVPVTVRQLYIHFYRPLKLRAASPKTDYQYKINIDSFERFLGREPLLTDFDDEVIGALLSWIVQRGRSTATANKAASHLLALFNFAARKRFVQQFPDVTRLTEPVRIPKAWSETDLRRLFAALYAAPGKIAGVPAGLWWVALHQLLWWTAERIGAVRQLRWSDVDLETGWLIVPAEFRKFQTSDKATELPPAALEALRAIRNPGRTLIFPWPHSDEYLWTVYREIRKRAGMPIDAKSSFHRMRKTAASFFEAAGGNATELLGHSSRAVTMRYLSPAIVKPQQTAGMLFSPGAAPKGGAA